A genomic window from Deinococcus seoulensis includes:
- a CDS encoding bifunctional DNA primase/polymerase yields the protein MTGPVTRRTNTLHQAGLEAIARGWSVLPVQVEGEWAKRPAYVLVETGHKEERDGKSVPAWKGLQIVPPTEKDLAIWFAKKAGKGLAVVTGAVSSLIILDFDGPDGEKLRQQLGLPVHVRTGSGGSHVYFEHPGWPVATLNSKAKHELGQRWTGLDIRGDGGYAIIPPSVNPSGPYTWESAPGDVLPLSRLPDDLRAFLGLLEPPKRPEPRPAATVTSYQGSRQDGQGRPPGELLVGRALDRVNSGEGRNNAGMWLATQLRDNGYSRGEAQAVMRDYAAQVPVQDAHGRHDPYSESEAAATLASAYSRPSREPWEDRRTLSTSTPAANRGDVRDVTLPDTFDVAGPVPVEPIGETGTGPVILTGDNAFQQVAAALQVRNVDGVVARRALSAEEVQRLVADRRALFVLNPSGAQERAFDAAGVEWYPLQDLQIRQNPETLNQALTEAMTTAWEASLQGSVPFLERDLLALADARLNRGGHTYPTGLAAFDEAIGGGFYDGLHVLGGVTGGGKTALALAVAQFNAQAGRPVLYVTYEQSRYELWGRVISSNTGVPLRQLRTGGTADRPVSGQLRTNERYQELTRSVAPHFTVIEGDGFEGGAWGTDRIAAQVRRMKAAYGAAPLVILDYLQRMPSGSDKEKRHQIDEVVMGLQVRLGRELNTPVLLISSVGRGKYGELVTAPLEERLGVFKESGGVEYTAYTASLLYPLGSTHIQALGLEDPPATGSSRAALKGLWKYLVLDLAKNREGEAPRQWVVRWYPATGKFELIQSIDPEQLNDLPPSSGRRSR from the coding sequence TTGACAGGACCGGTTACACGCCGTACGAACACACTTCACCAGGCAGGTCTCGAGGCGATCGCTCGTGGTTGGAGTGTGCTGCCCGTGCAGGTGGAAGGCGAGTGGGCCAAGAGACCTGCGTACGTGCTGGTTGAGACTGGCCACAAAGAAGAACGTGATGGTAAAAGCGTCCCTGCCTGGAAAGGTCTTCAGATCGTCCCACCCACGGAGAAGGATCTTGCCATCTGGTTCGCGAAAAAAGCAGGTAAAGGGCTGGCTGTCGTTACTGGCGCTGTGTCAAGTCTGATCATCTTGGATTTCGATGGGCCAGACGGTGAAAAACTGCGTCAGCAACTGGGTTTACCTGTACACGTCCGCACTGGGAGTGGTGGGAGCCACGTTTATTTCGAGCATCCAGGTTGGCCAGTCGCCACGCTGAACAGCAAGGCGAAGCACGAACTTGGCCAGCGCTGGACCGGCCTCGACATCCGTGGTGACGGCGGCTATGCCATCATCCCTCCCAGCGTCAATCCCAGTGGACCGTACACATGGGAAAGTGCACCCGGCGATGTCCTGCCACTGAGCCGTCTCCCAGACGATCTCCGCGCGTTCCTCGGCCTGCTGGAACCTCCGAAACGGCCTGAGCCGCGCCCGGCCGCGACGGTCACGTCCTACCAGGGCAGCCGTCAGGATGGTCAGGGGCGGCCTCCTGGTGAACTGCTCGTTGGTCGCGCCCTCGACCGGGTGAATAGCGGCGAGGGACGGAACAACGCCGGCATGTGGCTGGCCACGCAACTGCGCGACAACGGATACAGCCGCGGGGAAGCGCAGGCCGTCATGCGGGATTACGCCGCGCAGGTTCCTGTGCAGGACGCGCATGGACGCCACGATCCGTACAGTGAGAGCGAAGCGGCTGCCACGCTGGCCAGCGCCTACAGTCGACCCTCACGGGAACCCTGGGAGGATCGCCGGACCCTAAGCACATCCACTCCAGCCGCAAACAGAGGGGACGTGCGTGACGTGACGTTGCCTGACACGTTCGACGTGGCCGGACCGGTTCCGGTTGAACCCATCGGTGAAACCGGCACAGGCCCAGTCATCCTGACTGGGGACAATGCCTTCCAGCAGGTGGCAGCTGCACTTCAGGTCCGGAACGTCGACGGCGTCGTGGCCCGGCGGGCTCTCTCTGCTGAGGAAGTTCAACGGCTCGTGGCCGATCGCCGCGCTCTGTTCGTCCTGAATCCCAGCGGCGCGCAGGAGCGGGCGTTCGATGCTGCCGGGGTTGAGTGGTACCCGCTGCAAGACCTCCAGATCAGGCAGAACCCTGAGACTCTGAACCAGGCGCTCACCGAGGCCATGACTACCGCCTGGGAGGCCAGTCTTCAGGGCAGTGTGCCCTTCCTGGAGCGTGACCTGTTGGCGCTGGCGGACGCCCGACTGAACCGTGGTGGGCACACCTACCCCACTGGTCTTGCTGCATTCGACGAGGCAATCGGTGGGGGTTTTTACGACGGTCTGCACGTGCTGGGTGGCGTGACTGGCGGCGGGAAAACAGCCCTGGCCCTGGCGGTCGCACAGTTCAACGCCCAGGCGGGACGGCCCGTGCTGTACGTAACGTACGAGCAGAGCCGCTACGAGTTGTGGGGCCGCGTGATCAGTAGTAACACCGGTGTGCCTCTCCGGCAGTTGCGGACCGGTGGAACAGCGGACCGGCCTGTCAGTGGACAGCTGCGTACGAACGAGCGGTACCAGGAACTCACGCGTAGCGTGGCGCCACACTTCACGGTCATCGAGGGCGATGGCTTTGAAGGGGGAGCCTGGGGAACTGACCGCATTGCTGCCCAGGTGCGGCGCATGAAGGCCGCATATGGCGCCGCGCCGTTAGTGATCCTCGATTACCTCCAGCGGATGCCAAGCGGGAGTGATAAGGAGAAGCGCCATCAGATCGACGAGGTGGTGATGGGTCTGCAGGTGCGCCTCGGCCGTGAACTGAACACGCCGGTACTCCTGATCAGCAGCGTCGGGCGTGGGAAGTACGGCGAACTGGTCACCGCACCGCTCGAGGAGCGGCTGGGTGTGTTCAAGGAATCTGGCGGCGTGGAGTACACCGCGTATACAGCCTCTCTGCTGTACCCGCTGGGCTCCACTCACATCCAGGCGCTGGGGCTCGAAGATCCACCGGCGACAGGTAGCAGCCGCGCCGCGCTCAAAGGTCTGTGGAAGTACCTCGTGCTTGACTTAGCGAAGAACCGCGAGGGCGAAGCGCCCCGGCAGTGGGTTGTGCGCTGGTACCCCGCTACTGGAAAGTTCGAGTTGATTCAGTCGATTGATCCCGAACAACTGAACGATTTGCCCCCTTCAAGCGGGCGGCGCAGCAGGTAG